Below is a window of Moorella thermoacetica DNA.
CATGCTCCGGGCTCCAGCGGTTCTCGGCTAGCAAACTTGGCGCTCAGCCTTGCTCTGCGGCGGGGGTGGCCTGGTTTATCCCTTTGAACAATCGTTAGAGGGCGTGTGCCTTTCTTGTTCTTGAAGGCAAGTTACGATCCCCATCCCGTTTACCACCGCCTCGCTGCGGCTTCGCGGAAGTATCCACCGCCTCGAACCAGCCGCCCTTCGCCTGTACCCGTCAACCTATGCGTGGCCAGCTTATAAAATTGCAAGGAGTTCCACAATATGCCATCTGACTACCATATCCACGGGCTGGCCCATGAGGGGCCGCCCCATACCGTTGAACGCCTCTTACCATACGTGGAAGCGGCCAGGGAGGCGGGCCTGACGGCGATGGGTTTCGCCGACCACGACCGCTTCCTGGAGGGCCTGGATTTCAACGTCTTCTCTGAACTGGAAAGGATAACCGGTATGCCCGTCCGCGCCGGGCTGGAGGTTGATTTCCGGCCCGGCAGGGACCACCGGCAGCAGCTGGCGGGCCGGCCATGGGATTACCTCATCGGCTCGGTGCATACCGTGGACGACTGGGAGTTTGACCGACCGGGACAGGAAGGCGGCTTTGCCGCCTGGGATATAGACGAGCTCTATGCCACCTATTTCAACCTGGTTGCGCGGGCCGCTGCTACCGGCATCTTCCAGATCATCGGCCACCTGGACCTGATAAAGATTTACGGCCACCGGCCCAGGAGGCCGGTGCTGGAGCTGGCCGAGCCGGCCCTCCAGGCCATCGCCAGGAGCGGCGCCGCCCTGGAAGTGAATACCGCCGGTTTATTCAAACCAGTGGGGGAGATTTACCCGGCCAGAGAACTTCTGGCACGGGCCTTTAGCCTCAATATCCCTGTCACCATCGGGTCGGATGCCCACGCTCCCGGGGAGGTGGCCAGGGAACGAGAACAGGCGCGGGAGCTTTTGCGCCAGATCGGTTACACCTGCCTGGCAACTTTCTATTGCCGGGAGATGGCTACGGAGCCGCTTCTTTAAAATTACCGCCGTAGGGTCGGGTGGAGTTAAATGAGGTTTAATTGTGAAAATCGGTACAAAAGCGGTGTGGAGATGGGGATGATCCGGAGAATCCCCTCGGGGAACGCTGTTAAGTAATATTTAACCCCCCCATGCCGTTCCGGCCGGCCTTCCCGAAGTTGGACTTG
It encodes the following:
- a CDS encoding histidinol-phosphatase HisJ family protein; this encodes MPSDYHIHGLAHEGPPHTVERLLPYVEAAREAGLTAMGFADHDRFLEGLDFNVFSELERITGMPVRAGLEVDFRPGRDHRQQLAGRPWDYLIGSVHTVDDWEFDRPGQEGGFAAWDIDELYATYFNLVARAAATGIFQIIGHLDLIKIYGHRPRRPVLELAEPALQAIARSGAALEVNTAGLFKPVGEIYPARELLARAFSLNIPVTIGSDAHAPGEVAREREQARELLRQIGYTCLATFYCREMATEPLL